The genomic segment ttagacaagaatggagaatgctacaccaacaagagtgaCTTGTAACTTGGTCATAAATATAACTAAAGAATTGTAAATGTGGTTGGCATATAATCTTGTAAAATCCATAGCctgattaaaaaaatgtagttaAGGCGCCATTTTGtttcataatcttcttcttcttcttatcgtgtgggttgtgagaataccaacctcatcaaccttggtgtcagggttattattgagccgccaatggcccctgacatggctcatgtcagggttttcttaataaaaatattagtttacCTGGGCCACTCCATTGTTTAGCTGTCCCAGGGTCTTATGAGCAAGTTGAGGACTCCGCTCCTTCTCCAGACAACAACTCAGATCGTCTTTCTCCTTACTAGTGATGGGAAATGCATTGAATAGCTCTGTAATACTGCATCGCATGTTTGAATCAAGAATAAGCTTAGCATCATTCTGAATAATACTAGATCCAACACGCTTGTAGATTGTTAAGTAACGGTTCACACCTGAAACACAGAAGTATAAGGGTTGTATGGCCCagtctttttaaaatccaaaccccctTTTTTGTGTTTGGAAATCTGGGTTGCAAGAGGATATAAGTGGTAAGATaagtatttgtgggagacacaaTTTCTGTGCCttacttagcagggtccacagaataccagcatCGTGTTTCGCGATGCGGCTTATGTTtaatgaggcccttttataaaagACACCACCAACATTGTTGAACAGTATGTACACtcaattacaatttgccttaatgtttactgtctatttatttgtactctcttgtgtaagttgtttttactGTGTTtcgattgtaagttatgtgttattccatgttttattttatatttgttaatgtGGGGTCTCTATATAATAAAtggttctttctttctttctaaatgaaTTAATATGCTATTGAAATGTAGTAGATTTTTACTAACAATTTACATAAAGATAAAGTGTTAATATCTAAAATCTTGACGTACCCTATCACAGCACTTAACAAAGATTGTGCAACATAAAAAGTTGTAGTGACTTATTAGTTCATGTAATAGTCCAATTATAGATACATTAATGCATGCGAAAGTAAAGATAAAGCATTCAAAAAATAGCTCAAAGtaacctacttattttttaatatgtttacCTTTCCCGCGCGATTTGGACTTGAGCCCTAGTTTAGCAACGGTCTCATGGATGAAGCCTCGTTCCTGCGCAGACAGGAACGTTGGAAACTTCAGCTCCGTCTCATTCTCGTCAGCAAGAAACTTATCCAATTGGATCTTCAGTGCGATGCTGACAGACTCCGCGATCGGGAAATGCTTATTCCCTAAATTTCTCTTACCCTTTTTCGAACTCATAGCTATATCTATAACACAAAATGCTAAATACAGGACACCATTTAGAAATTACATCGAATTTCTGTTTACATGAGCAAAATAAGAATAGAGCGaaggcaatttttttttctacaatACAGTCGAACGAAGTCGCTCTCAACTCGCTCGTTCGCGACTCGCTCACTTGCTCACTCAGTAGCATGAATAGAGTTCTTATTGAGTTCTTACGTAAGTATGTCAAATCGTTTGGCCatatttgtttatgaatttgtatttatttaaaactttatttttgcaTAACAAGTAACGTAacattaagtataaataaatcattaattTGCAGAAATCGAAATACGTCATACATTTCTTCAAACGAACTCACAACACAAGTACCACTTATCCAGCTCAACTCTATGAGATATTACATCTATCAATCATTTGTCAATCATGAAAAccccacggtattccgtcaatcatgtacgaccctacaaataacgatcacagtgcagtaatgaataaagtacaatttttgtttgaatacaAACAAAGACATGGTTGACGAATGAtcggtggatagatgtaataaatACCCCTCTATGATTATACTTGGTCCTTGTTACGCGTAAGTTTGCTTTCCGTAGTTACCGTGCTACGCACAATGAATGTTTTCGtttcaagtaaataaataattaattatatattacctAAATGTTCGCGGTTCGTTGAAATTTTGGTCTTTGGTTGAaacaaataatgttattttttatttcttagtaATGTTGGCTGTATCATTTTACCATCTTGTATGTAGCACATCACCCTCttggaaactaaaaaaaaaaagaaacgtcaAATACTGCGCGACACGTGTGGATGTTATTTTGTCTCGGTGATCCAATTTCTTGTACAATTATTGCTTTTAATGTGCATTTTCTTATAACAAAATGCCGAAGAATATAAAGCATTTAGTCGTTGATACAACGGCTTTCATAAAAGCGGCCAACCTGCAAGATATTGCCGAAAATGTTTACACAGTTCAAGAAGTGGTCGACGAAATTACAAGTGATAGGCAAAGAAGGAAGCTTGTGGTGCTCCCGTATGATCTGAAGGTCAAAAGTGTGTTTGCGGAGAATATCAAGTTCATCACGGAGTTCTCGAAGAAGACAGGTGACTATACAAGTCTTTCAGCTACAGATATTAAGGTTATGGCTCTAACCTACCAGCTTGAGAAAGAAATCGTTGGTGTAAGTCACCTAAAGATTGAACCGACCATGCAGAAAACACTGAAAGTAACTGGACTGGCTGGTTTTAGTTCACACCCTGAGACTAATGATAGTAATGACACTGAAGATCAGGAATCAAAATCTGACTCTGGTAAATCACATAAAGATACAACTCAAAGTGCTGATAAAAATGTTAGTGTTAAATCAaatgaaattaaagaaaaatcacaaGTTAATACAGACGATGTACAACATAACAATACAGTTGAAGATGAAGAAACATCACCTGACAATATTGCTGAGCAAATGAAGAACATAGATATTAATGTTGATGACGTTATAGTTAAAGTTTCTGATGATGAAGTGGAAGAAGAATCAGAAGATGAAGAgtctgatggtgatgatgaatggATAACACCTGGAAACTTAGCTcagaagaagaaggaaatgGAATTGGGAGAATTTGAAGAAAAGTCAGTAGAAGTTGCTTGCATTACATCTGACTTTGCAATGCAAAATGTAATGAAACAAGTAGGATTGAATGTTACTGCTATTGACGGACGTATTATAAGGCAGTTACGTACATTCATCTTTCGTTGCACAACCTGCTTCAAAACCACAAGTGTAATGACCAAACTTTTCTGCCCGAAATGTGGTCATGCTACATTGAAAAAGGTGGCAGTGAGTATTGACGAAGATGGTAACCAGCACATACATATAAATGGCAGAAAACCGTTGACAGCTAGAGGTAAACGGTTCAGTTTGCCTACACCAAAAGGAGGCCAACACTTCCAGTATCCAATCTTAACTGAAGATCAGCATATTCACAAGAGATTTGCTACAAAAATGGCGAGGGGCAAAACAAATGCTCTTGACCCGGATTATATTGCCGGTTTCTCACCATTTGCCATGAAGGATGTAAACTCAAAATCTGCTGTTTTAGGAGTAAGAGCTAACAAACAAGATGTCAAATACTGGATGAAGAATTATTCTAAAGGGAAAAAGtgatagatttaaaaaaatatatttatttaagctttaaatgtaattaaatacaaaaaaatatgtatcaaaattgatttttattttaacatatcacaaaaaaaattaaaaacagaatTAATACTGGAATGTGATGTCATTTCATGTTTTGGATGACCTGAAAAAAACATTGCatattacttttaaataagattaatttgcaatgaaatttaaatttcatattACTGGATAGGCCAAAAGATTAAAAAGCAGGGATGTTATGGAAATGAAGTTTCAGATACTGGCTGATagagaaatataattaaaaatcatCTTAAATccatccaatttttttttatctgttacGTTTTTTCTTAGATTCAATAGTTTTGGTTATGGATAAAGAATGTGAAAGTTTATTTTAACTGCAGgttattatagatagatataccTGCAGAAACTCTAGGTACATCATAATCAGGGGTTTTCATTGGAGTGTCTATGGGTTCATTACTTGAAATCCAATTCCTAGTAatctgtaaaagaaaatataattttatgtggcttttattttttatccttCTTTTAATGTCAAGttcatatatttaaatagaaaataaagtataagtacCTGTTTCATATGCTTCGAAATTTTCGTATTTGAATAGCCATGAACCGAATCAGTAAATGCGATTGCCTTCACTCTCTTCTCAAAGTCCTTCTTCATCTTATCAGCCAACATTACAGTGACAACTCCTCCATAACTATGGGCCACTATGAGAACCGAAGTGGCTTTCGTTTTAGCCACATATATTTCCCACACATACAAGGCATGTTCTTCTGGACTGTTTGATTTTGGTATTTTCTTACCATCATTTGTAAAATTATCATTTGTGTTCATTACAAGCACTCCATAATTTTGAGCAATAGCCTTTCTGATATAAGGTATTTGTGAGCCATAATCtatgttttcatttattattaaccTGAAAAGTAATTTGCTTtttcaacataattttattacccAAAATattcagtcctgaaatttaacACTGTTATTAAAGAcaacttttaaatttgaatatagCCTGTATACCTTTTGCAAGTAAGAAATAGATTttctgtttttaaaaaatatgtaatcagCCCACACATTGCACAttgtggcctgtgcccagcagtgagacgtatatgtttatgttatgtatgtaatcaGCCAGGTAGCCATATTATGACTCAAAAGTAACTTACGATCTTGCCCATTGACCAGCTCTCACAACACCCGATCCATGTATTAACACCAACAAGGTGTCTTTCTTATCATAATCCTCAGACACAAATATAAATGTCCCATCCTTTCTATCTTTGGGTACTGGCAACCGTATCAAGCTCTCTTGTGTCTCCAGAAGGTGATAAATAAACGGAGTTATAGAGTTGCCAATGTCTTCGTAGTGGGACTGACATTCCTGGTGGTTGTCGCTTATGTTGAATTGGAACGGTTGCTCCGTTAATTCTCCGTTTTCACCAACTTTGCGAAGCTGGCCCGCTGACGACAGAAATTTACTTGTAAAATGAAAATTCCGTTAAAACCTATTACTTAGTAGCCATAGCGTGATAAAAAAAGTACACGGCTGGGGTTTACTCACCACTATTGAAGGCATAACCCAAGTCTTTTAATGTTTTTACTGCTTCCATTTTCCTTAACTTTGTGGAAAATTTTCTAACAAAGTGTTGCGAACAAACCTGCGGTGTTAAAATTGTTCTAACAATACGAATTTGACTGAGATATCGGTACACCATGAAGCCAAAGTCCTAAACAAAGTAATATAAcgttttaataataatcaaataggtataaaataatcgtaatacacaataaaaataaaaacgcgaCCTTCGCCTAGGccggtatttttattataagttgtcAATTGCTGCGCTAATAAGTGCACGAAACGGAGATatcaaatatattaaaacatggTTTTTTATCTCTTTCTATAATAACAAAGTGCTGTTCCGcgaaaaaataaacacattttatgACAGTCAAACTTTTTAAATTCGGAATCATTGGAAGCAATTGCATTCATCCATCTCATGCATTGTAAATGCAATTTAAACTTAGCTGCTGCAGTGAAGCATGCTACACTTACCAAAACTATTGATTTGCCAGCCTCTTGTAATGGCATCTAGAATCACTGAGCACATTTACATTAAAAACTATTGtatattaatctttatttaataaaataatgcattagatgataaaaaagaaaattaaagacATCCTCAgtaaaaatcaataaatgaGAACCAAATTAAACTAGGGACATCCATTTAATCATTATACCAATCTAAGAATAACAGAGTGAATGACATTACAAGCAAAAAGAAGAGTATGTAGACCCGTAGACCAGCATTCCTCTGTATGGCCTGCTTAATTTGTTCATTGGCATCTTTAACATTCTCTGTAGCTCCTACCACTGTGGTTGATATTCTGTCTATATCTTGTTCCTGTTGGAGAACctgaaacagaaaataatatttgttgtaaaacaaaaagaaatcttaagTCTCATATCTATCTTTAGTTATGGTGGAGTGAGAGATTGCATGACAAACTGGATGATGTGTGAGCTTAGAGTGTGGACTCAGGAATGGAAGAGAtgcctaaaattaaaaatttaactcACCTTCTCAGTAAATATTTCTTGCAACTCAGCAATATGCAGGACTTTACTCTCGATCTGCCGAACTTCCTCGGTCATGCTGTTCAGCTCATTGAACAGCTGAAGGTTCTCAGACTCAAACATCTGCAGCTCCTCGGCACTCAGCTGTCCCTCGTCCGACATCACCGCAACTTCATTCTCAGACAAATCTAACTTTGTCTTAGTGTTATCTGTTTCTTCATTCTCCACTTCTATctccttttcttcttctttaacTCTATCCGGTATAAACGGATTTGGAATGTTTGACTTAATCTGTGGCAGTTCCAACCGCGACAGTTTTCTTATATCAAGTGCCCTTTTTACACGCAGTGCTTTCAACTCACTGTGTATCTTACATACGGCTTTTAAATAAGAGTCTATGAGGTCGATGACCGCGTCCATGTAATCCCGCATCTGTGGGGACACTGACAACTTACGGTTGTCGTTACGGAATTCTTTAAGCAAGTGTGAACAAGTGTTAATGATCCTCTGAGCACCCGTGTCGATCTGATCGCGTTCCGCGTCAGACATTTCATCCCCAGTCACATTGTTAAAGAATGAAAGATACCTCTCTCTATGTTCTAGCAGAAAATCCCGTAACCTAGTTATCTGTGAAGTTATATCCTTAGCTGAGTTGGTGAAACCACTCTTCGGTTTGCTCCTCAATAAACGATGTTTGTCAT from the Pectinophora gossypiella chromosome 11, ilPecGoss1.1, whole genome shotgun sequence genome contains:
- the LOC126370570 gene encoding RNA-binding protein NOB1, whose translation is MPKNIKHLVVDTTAFIKAANLQDIAENVYTVQEVVDEITSDRQRRKLVVLPYDLKVKSVFAENIKFITEFSKKTGDYTSLSATDIKVMALTYQLEKEIVGVSHLKIEPTMQKTLKVTGLAGFSSHPETNDSNDTEDQESKSDSGKSHKDTTQSADKNVSVKSNEIKEKSQVNTDDVQHNNTVEDEETSPDNIAEQMKNIDINVDDVIVKVSDDEVEEESEDEESDGDDEWITPGNLAQKKKEMELGEFEEKSVEVACITSDFAMQNVMKQVGLNVTAIDGRIIRQLRTFIFRCTTCFKTTSVMTKLFCPKCGHATLKKVAVSIDEDGNQHIHINGRKPLTARGKRFSLPTPKGGQHFQYPILTEDQHIHKRFATKMARGKTNALDPDYIAGFSPFAMKDVNSKSAVLGVRANKQDVKYWMKNYSKGKK
- the LOC126370597 gene encoding FAM172 family protein homolog CG10038; the protein is MVYRYLSQIRIVRTILTPQVCSQHFVRKFSTKLRKMEAVKTLKDLGYAFNSAGQLRKVGENGELTEQPFQFNISDNHQECQSHYEDIGNSITPFIYHLLETQESLIRLPVPKDRKDGTFIFVSEDYDKKDTLLVLIHGSGVVRAGQWARSLIINENIDYGSQIPYIRKAIAQNYGVLVMNTNDNFTNDGKKIPKSNSPEEHALYVWEIYVAKTKATSVLIVAHSYGGVVTVMLADKMKKDFEKRVKAIAFTDSVHGYSNTKISKHMKQITRNWISSNEPIDTPMKTPDYDVPRVSAGHPKHEMTSHSSINSVFNFFCDMLK
- the LOC126370594 gene encoding syntaxin-18 yields the protein MKMDITPLFKACIRTVKTRNKAFGIQSPGGDDKHRLLRSKPKSGFTNSAKDITSQITRLRDFLLEHRERYLSFFNNVTGDEMSDAERDQIDTGAQRIINTCSHLLKEFRNDNRKLSVSPQMRDYMDAVIDLIDSYLKAVCKIHSELKALRVKRALDIRKLSRLELPQIKSNIPNPFIPDRVKEEEKEIEVENEETDNTKTKLDLSENEVAVMSDEGQLSAEELQMFESENLQLFNELNSMTEEVRQIESKVLHIAELQEIFTEKVLQQEQDIDRISTTVVGATENVKDANEQIKQAIQRNAGLRVYILFFLLVMSFTLLFLDWYND